The following coding sequences lie in one Paramormyrops kingsleyae isolate MSU_618 chromosome 15, PKINGS_0.4, whole genome shotgun sequence genomic window:
- the firrm gene encoding FIGNL1-interacting regulator of recombination and mitosis, which yields MSQTTLLEEVTSWSPETCGQELMSVLPKLVSMYQNTNNWEESIRILRIISEMFLPHLRVSDLEEECFSKVLPKVAKVFSSLMDEISKQIGELSSQNSELRSYLRNILQLMIQVLEVLSGVIRLLCAPDKSLTLGSIRSLPSCVLKLLKDTFEHCKDSEAVYCGRLSVVADLLQGLFKEAYTLQKGLMELLDKTAVENKISEEEISDIVIVIHSLLEICTVISNLDVALHANTWKFIIKQSIKHQALLEEHLRHGDIVTRLCDDLLASFYSSCELAEEMKQAGLQEAQCPEYKLFQKSAKMCRFFANTLVHYVKEFKAFLSKSCGRFYHLYLQIFSKLPPSLWSAPMAIPHGLELSSGTLTAVDVLVTQLLPCRAFVEVVLAPGQELVPETLFPHCLLLVSVVTKLRSQPEEVLCLWCEGSRFPEETPRPSVFQAVFRSFRRCSAERAAPLLVPGVMMNGQAQSQVTLHQHVCIQLCACVAALPASVFPNLERSMLEAVLQPDTQTALLATDIWCFLARFGTAELCLHHVKLAAHLIKSCPGESHHVIHLGLLLRRLLFLMTPQHQMELIEKFPPGLAENQPVWRHVLLRALSDDGRKRVQRDVAALASDVVGGWLEKGCRLGELEQVNVALSSLLVVAGEEAPECLLSAARLVKRLWPRICAQQVQKYPAVQQTVKLLFSISAVTLQKLDSSDICQALTCLSFLLSMACPDHVLLAGLDFLASLGGLFIPPEIQNQVLPKLCSLFSQLLGQTIWPLHQYALEAFSRFAEVTNHEEVIAQSLTSEGTKTKVVNFLSKKVNGEETGEARVKRLKEERHIYEQHCARLENEEEELLAGLEPCSKRARQLTSEEEEFEKHLQMAESTLAALHSLAKRTPVPQWASARLRELQTLITQIGTAGPPRT from the exons ATGTCACAGACCACACTTTTGGAGGAGGTGACCTCCTGGAGTCCGGAGACCTGTGGCCAGGAGCTGATGTCTGTCCTACCAAAGCTGGT CTCTATGTATCAAAACACCAACAACTGGGAAGAAAGTATAC GTATCCTGAGAATAATCTCTGAGATGTTTCTTCCACATCTCAGAGTGTCTGACCTGGAAGAAGAGTGTTTCTCCAAGGTGTTACCCAAG GTGGCAAAGGTGTTCAGTAGTTTAATGGATGagatttcaaaacaaattgGGGAACTGTCCagtcagaactctgagctgcgGTCATATCTAAGGAATATTCTTCAG CTCATGATCCAAGTGCTGGAAGTTTTGTCAGGTGTCATTCGTCTCCTCTGTGCTCCTGACAAAAGTCTGACCTTGGGCTCAATTCGGTCTTTACCATCTTGCGTTCTGAAGCTTCTGAAGGACACCTTTGAGCACTGTAAG GACAGTGAAGCTGTATACTGCGGCCGACTGTCTGTGGTCGCTGACCTCCTTCAGGGCCTGTTTAAAGAGGCATACACTCTCCAGAAAGGTCTGATGGAGCTGCTGGACAAAACAGCCGTGGAGAACAAGATCTCTGAAGAGGAAATTTCTGATATTGTCATCG TAATACATAGCCTTCTGGAAATATGCACCGTAATATCAAACCTGGATGTTGCACTGCATGCCAACACTTGGAAGTTTATCATTAA GCAGAGCATCAAGCACCAGGCCCTGTTGGAGGAGCATCTCCGTCATGGTGACATCGTTACTCGTCTGTGTGACGACTTGCTCGCCTCCTTCTACTCCTCTTGTGAGCTGGCTGAGGAAATGAAGCAAGCAGGCTTGCAG GAGGCGCAATGTCCTGAGTACAAGTTGTTCCAGAAATCGGCAAAAATGTGCCGGTTCTTTGCCAACACGTTGGTGCACTACGTTAAG GAATTCAAGGCCTTTCTGTCAAAATCCTGTGGCCGCTTTTACCATCTCTACCTCCAGATTTTTAG TAAGCTGCCCCCCAGCCTCTGGTCTGCCCCCATGGCGATTCCCCATGGCCTGGAGTTGAGCAGCGGGACCCTGACTGCTGTGGATGTCCTGGTCACTCAGCTGCTTCCCTGCAGAGCCTTTGTGGAGGTCGTCTTGGCTCCAGGGCAGG aGTTGGTTCCAGAAACCCTGTTCCCACACTGCCTCCTACTCGTTAGCGTTGTGACCAAACTGCGCTCCCAGCCAGAGGAGGTGCTTTGCCTCTGGTGCGAAGGCAGCCGATTCCCGGAGGAGACGCCCAG GCCCTCTGTCTTCCAGGCAGTGTTCCGGAGCTTCCGCCGGTGCTCCGCGGAGCGGGCCGCGCCCCTCCTGGTCCCAGGGGTGATGATGAACGGACAGGCGCAGAGCCAGGTGACTCTGCACCAGCACGTGTGCATCCAGCTGTGTGCCTGCGTGGCTGCTCTTCCAGCTTCCGTCTTCCCAAATTTG GAGCGCTCCATGCTGGAGGCAGTACTTCAGCCTGACACCCAGACTGCCCTCCTCGCGACCGACATCTGGTGCTTCCTGGCTCG CTTCGGCACAGCAGAGTTGTGCCTGCATCACGTGAAGCTCGCCGCTCATCTG ATCAAATCTTGTCCTGGGGAGTCTCACCACGTGATCCACCTGGGCCTGTTGCTGAGACGACTGTTGTTTCTGATGACGCCACAACACCAG ATGGAGCTGATAGAGAAGTTTCCCCCCGGCTTGGCCGAGAACCAGCCCGTGTGGCGGCACGTCCTTCTGAGGGCCCTCTCGGACGACGGCAGGAAGCGCGTGCAGCGGGACGTGGCGGCACTGGCCAGCGATGTCGTCGGCGGCTGGCTGGAGAAGGGGTGCAGGCTGGGGGAGCTGGAGCAAGTG AACGTGGCGCTCTCTTCCCTGCTGGTCGTGGCTGGAGAGGAAGCTCCGGAGTGCTTGCTGTCCGCGGCTAGGCTGGTCAAACGGCTGTGGCCTCGTATCTGCGCCCAGCAG GTCCAGAAGTACCCTGCAGTACAGCAGACTGTGAAACTGCTCTTCTCAATCTCTGCAGTTACATTACAAAAGCTGGACTCCAGTGACATCTGCCAG GCTCTGACGTGCCTCAGCTTCCTGCTGTCCATGGCGTGCCCTGACCACGTCCTGCTGGCCGGCCTGGACTTCTTAGCCTCCTTGGGGGGGTTGTTTATCCCTCCAGAAATTCAG AACCAAGTCCTGCCCAAACTCTGTAGCCTCTTCAGTCAACTCTTGGGTCAGACCATCTGGCCTCTTCACCAATATGCCTTAGAAGCCTTTTCCCGGTTTGCAGAG GTAACTAATCATGAAGAAGTGATAGCACAGAGTCTCACATCAGAAGGAACAAAAACCAAAGTGGTGAATTTTCTTAGCAAG aAAGTCAATGGTGAGGAAACGGGGGAAGCACGAGTGAAGCGATTAAAAGAAGAAAGACATATTTACGAACAGCACTGTGCCAGACTGgaaaatgaggaagaggagtTGCTTGCTGGCTTAGAG CCATGCTCAAAACGGGCCCGACAGCTGACGAGCGAAGAGGAAGAGTTTGAGAAGCATCTCCAGATGGCAGAAAGCACCTTGGCCGCATTGCACTCTTTGGCAAAACGGACGCCGGTGCCTCAGTGGGCGAGCGCCAGACTCCGGGAACTGCAGACGCTGATAACCCAAATCGGCACGGCTGGGCCCCCAAGAACGTAG